A DNA window from Phragmites australis chromosome 11, lpPhrAust1.1, whole genome shotgun sequence contains the following coding sequences:
- the LOC133885759 gene encoding photosystem II reaction center W protein, chloroplastic-like isoform X1: protein MATVSAAGAATLVARAAVARPSRAQGCCTAAGLPRLRVRAEKVRCGAYSKQQDGDGKAPSAPAGASLLAAASAMTASPALALVDERMSTEGTGLSLGLSNNLLGWILLGMFGLIWSLYTVYTSTLDEDEESGGLSL from the exons ATGGCAACCGTCAGCGCCGCCGGAGCCGCCACCCTCGTCGCCCGCGCCGCAGTCGCCAGGCCGTCGCGGGCTCAAG GTTGCTGCACGGCTGCAGGGCTGCCTCGGCTGAGAGTGAGAGCCGAGAAGGTGCGGTGCGGCGCCTACTCAAAGCAGCAGGACGGCGACGGCAAGGCGCCATCGGCTCCGGCCGGCGCGTCCCTGCTCGCCGCGGCGAGCGCGATGACGGCGTCGCCGGCGCTGGCGCTGGTGGACGAGCGGATGTCGACGGAGGGCACCGGGCTGAGCCTTGGGCTGAGCAACAACCTGCTGGGGTGGATCCTGCTGGGTATGTTCGGCCTCATCTGGTCCCTCTACACCGTCTACACCTCCACCctcgacgaggacgaggagtcCGGCGGCCTCTCGCTGTGA
- the LOC133885759 gene encoding photosystem II reaction center W protein, chloroplastic-like isoform X2, with amino-acid sequence MATVSAAGAATLVARAAVARPSRAQGLPRLRVRAEKVRCGAYSKQQDGDGKAPSAPAGASLLAAASAMTASPALALVDERMSTEGTGLSLGLSNNLLGWILLGMFGLIWSLYTVYTSTLDEDEESGGLSL; translated from the exons ATGGCAACCGTCAGCGCCGCCGGAGCCGCCACCCTCGTCGCCCGCGCCGCAGTCGCCAGGCCGTCGCGGGCTCAAG GGCTGCCTCGGCTGAGAGTGAGAGCCGAGAAGGTGCGGTGCGGCGCCTACTCAAAGCAGCAGGACGGCGACGGCAAGGCGCCATCGGCTCCGGCCGGCGCGTCCCTGCTCGCCGCGGCGAGCGCGATGACGGCGTCGCCGGCGCTGGCGCTGGTGGACGAGCGGATGTCGACGGAGGGCACCGGGCTGAGCCTTGGGCTGAGCAACAACCTGCTGGGGTGGATCCTGCTGGGTATGTTCGGCCTCATCTGGTCCCTCTACACCGTCTACACCTCCACCctcgacgaggacgaggagtcCGGCGGCCTCTCGCTGTGA
- the LOC133884150 gene encoding NAC domain-containing protein 14-like, whose product MAPLPPFHGTPHDLPLGFLFTPVDEDLLAVYLRRKPTGELLLCAAGKFFHDANICAADPATLTGDRLPAPATKRDGRSWFFFTHARTKTSRGGQEFLAVGDSEGTWLTKRTGARVVLDGKGRRVGRSQMFSYRPKNDKRSDWYMVEFAVDDQDEDDEDRSGDGESLLVLCKIYQSPRCACRTDGSVLKLAPVKSATSEYILPVY is encoded by the coding sequence ATGGCTCCCCTCCCACCGTTCCACGGCACGCCGCATGATCTGCCCCTGGGGTTCCTCTTTACCCCCGTGGACGAAGACCTGCTCGCCGTCTACCTCCGCCGCAAGCCCACGGGCGAGCTGCTCCTGTGTGCCGCGGGCAAGTTCTTCCACGACGCCAACATTTGTGCCGCCGACCCAGCCACACTCACGGGAGACCGCCTCCCCGCGCCGGCGACGAAGCGCGACGGCCGTTCTTGGTTCTTCTTCACCCACGCGAGGACCAAGACGAGCCGCGGTGGCCAAGAGTTCTTGGCGGTAGGGGACAGCGAGGGCACGTGGCTCACCAAGAGGACCGGCGCCAGGGTGGTGCTCGACGGCAAGGGCCGCCGGGTTGGGCGTAGCCAGATGTTCTCGTACAGGCCCAAGAACGACAAGAGGTCCGACTGGTATATGGTGGAGTTTGCCGTCGATGATCAAGATGAGGATGACGAGGACCGCAGTGGTGATGGCGAGTCCCTTCTCGTTCTTTGCAAGATCTATCAGTCCCCCCGCTGCGCGTGCCGCACCGATGGGTCCGTGTTGAAGTTAGCTCCCGTCAAGAGCGCTACATCGGAGTATATCCTCCCAGTTTATTGA